The Acidobacteriota bacterium genome includes a region encoding these proteins:
- a CDS encoding FliA/WhiG family RNA polymerase sigma factor, with amino-acid sequence MLLKRTQTAYTAVARHALGENAYKNDARAALVEAHLPQVKFIAERLAAKLPPSVDRDDLIGAGVLGLLDAVDKFDATRGVQFKTYAELRVRGAMLDCLRALDWAPRILRQRAREVEAAYHKIERDCGRPAEEEEVAGALGLTTAQFHSLLGELRGLTLLGLEGATEEGELPLPQIPDDPARNPLALYESIEGRARLLESIDRLPPRERQVVALYYLEELTMKEVGAVLGITESRVSQLHTQAMLHLRAALAAH; translated from the coding sequence ATGTTGTTGAAGAGGACACAGACTGCTTACACCGCCGTGGCGCGGCACGCGTTGGGGGAAAACGCCTATAAAAACGACGCGCGCGCCGCGCTGGTCGAAGCGCATCTGCCCCAGGTCAAGTTCATCGCCGAACGGCTGGCCGCCAAGCTGCCGCCTTCGGTTGATCGTGATGACCTGATCGGCGCGGGGGTGCTGGGTTTGCTGGATGCGGTGGATAAATTCGACGCGACGCGCGGCGTCCAATTCAAAACCTACGCCGAGTTGCGCGTGCGCGGGGCCATGCTGGATTGCTTGCGCGCGCTCGATTGGGCGCCGCGTATCCTGCGCCAGCGCGCGCGCGAGGTCGAAGCGGCCTATCACAAAATCGAGCGCGACTGCGGGCGGCCCGCCGAAGAAGAAGAAGTTGCGGGCGCGTTGGGCCTGACGACCGCGCAGTTTCACTCCCTGTTAGGCGAGTTGCGCGGCTTGACGCTGTTGGGACTGGAAGGCGCCACCGAAGAAGGCGAACTGCCGCTGCCCCAGATTCCCGATGATCCGGCGCGCAATCCGCTGGCGCTTTACGAAAGCATCGAAGGTCGCGCCCGGCTGCTCGAATCCATTGATCGGTTGCCACCCCGCGAACGTCAGGTGGTAGCCCTGTACTACCTCGAAGAATTGACGATGAAAGAAGTCGGCGCGGTGTTGGGCATTACCGAATCGCGCGTTTCACAATTACACACACAGGCAATGTTGCATTTGCGCGCCGCGCTGGCAGCGCATTGA